Below is a genomic region from Scheffersomyces stipitis CBS 6054 chromosome 8, complete sequence.
TGCCCCAATGTTCGTTGTTGGTGTTAATGAAGATAAGTACACTCCTGACTTGAACATCATCTCCAACGCCTCGTGTACTACCAACTGTTTGGCTCCATTGGCAAAGGTTATTAATGACAactttggaattgaagaaggcttGATGACTACTGTTCACTCTATCACTGCTACTCAAAAGACAGTCGACGGCCCATCTCAAAAGGACTGGAGAGGAGGAAGAACCGCTTCTGGTAACATTAttccttcttctactgGTGCTGCCAAGGCTGTCGGAAAGGTGATTCCACAGTTGAATGGTAAGTTAACTGGTATGGCTTTGAGAGTCCCAACCGTGGATGTTTCTGTAGTCGACTTGACAGTGAAATTGGCTAGACCAGTTACCTACGAGGAAATCTGTGCTGCTATGAAGAAAGTCTCAGAAGGTGCCTTGAAGGGCGTCATTGGGTACACCGAAGAAGCCGTCGTTTCTAGTGATTTCGTCACTTCCACCTACTCGTGTGTGTTCGATGCCAAGGCTGGTATTTTGCTTTCTCCTCAATTCGTCAAGTTGATTGCCTGGTATGATAACGAGTACGGTTACTCAGTTAGAGTTGtcgacttgttggaaaaggTTGCGGCAACTAAATAGTTGTAGTATTTGTTATTTCATATATATGTCTCTCATTATGAACTTCTTTTATTGAATACGATGTTAATGACATTAGTTTTTTAGGCGGTGAAAAATATCTACCTAATTCCAACGTACGAATGAGTCAGAAACGAACTcaataatagaagtatTTATGTATGTCGCcagagaaattgaattttttgcaaccaGATCAGAATTTGCGAAATTGCAAGATATGGTAGCAAATCAAAtatcaaggaaaagaacagAGACCCCTACGAGTCAGCTAAGTTGTTTCATATAGTTTGACTAATTATAGGATAACGAAAAATGTTTAGTAGCTCCTCTGTCGCAACCAGCTACTACTATACTTGACGAGAAAGTTGTATGGAGAGAccggttttccttttggacttgTATAAATGAATTTGGTCCTTATATTAATAACTGAGGAGCTATTTAAAATCAGTATAAACCAGAAGGGATTCTCTACGTTTATATACCCTCATTATCTCATCTTACCCCTCTAATGTTGTTGGgttattcaacaagtctCCAATATAGTAGAATTTCTGTTTCGGATGTCTGTTTGAGTCCAATACGAGGTTACCAACCTCGGAAACCATATTTACAGAGATCCTGTATCCGATTTTCCATCAAtacttgttggaaattcaaTCCAAATGTCGTATAATGTCGCTGTGGTACGACATTGATCCTACATTAtattccatcaacttcaagaatgtttaacgaagttgaaggcttAGCCATATGATGTAACTGCGATGGTTGGTCCTACTTAGTATGGGTCTAGATGTACATTTCCcgaccaagttgatcccATTTTGGGCAGTTGGAATCtcgtgaaaatttttcacattctcgCCTCGAGAATTTGTCTATATATTTAGCTAACAGAATTTCCTAAGGAACCTAGAAGCCTCCTAGGAAGTGAGTCAAATCTGAGCTTTCATAGCAAGCTGTTAATGCAAGGgatttcagtagaaacaacttcgacGTAGCCAGCTTAAATATTAAGCCTAAAAGACTTAAGGATTCAATATACAGTATCGAGATCCAAACAATACTTAACAGAAGTCACACTTATCGCCACGTGACAATGCACTAATATTTGAGCAATTGTAAAGCCCCAAGGAAGTCTGAACAGTTCTCGCTATATCATAGCCTCAGGAGCCATTAGATTGCACAATTCATTAGAAGAAGCACAAATAACattctattcttgaatttACACTTAATATAAATCCCAATTGCATTTGTCACGTTAGACACTTTCATTGTATACGATGTCCATCTTTTTCAAAGCACCTCTAGACATTGAGATTAGGCTAGACAATGAAGATACAAGGAAACATGTCGATGTGACGACTCCTCACGGTCGAATGGAGAGACTACCAATATATAAAGACGGCGAATCTGTCAAAGGAAGTGTTACTATCAGAACAAAGGAGGGAAGAAAAGTAGAACATCTTGGAGTTAAGGTACAATTACTAGGATGTA
It encodes:
- the TDH2 gene encoding Glyceraldehyde-3-phosphate dehydrogenase (Glyceraldehyde-3-phosphate dehydrogenase (GAPDH) [EC:1.2.1.12] [KO:K00134]~go_function glyceraldehyde-3-phosphate dehydrogenase (phosphorylating) activity~go_process glycolysis), coding for MVTIGINGFGRIGRLVLRIALERPDIDVVAVNDPFIAPDYAAYMFKYDSTHGRYKGTVESDAENIIINGKKIRAFQERDPANIPWGKVGVDYVVESTGIFKKLAGAQKHIDAGAKKVIITAPSPDAPMFVVGVNEDKYTPDLNIISNASCTTNCLAPLAKVINDNFGIEEGLMTTVHSITATQKTVDGPSQKDWRGGRTASGNIIPSSTGAAKAVGKVIPQLNGKLTGMALRVPTVDVSVVDLTVKLARPVTYEEICAAMKKVSEGALKGVIGYTEEAVVSSDFVTSTYSCVFDAKAGILLSPQFVKLIAWYDNEYGYSVRVVDLLEKVAATK